The following are from one region of the Novosphingobium humi genome:
- a CDS encoding ABC transporter permease, giving the protein MAPDCDFLLATDADGTSTLTLSGVLTIASVGALDHAMRREQPQFAELDISGLEELDTAGAWLVWRLARDAGAQVVGAGEKAERLMSAVKCCSGDAPIAPPRAAPMIRIVETVGLVMIGLWQGSGAILSFLGSLICALGNVIRHPSRIRWTALVRQTELVGVDALAIVGLMSFLVGVVIAQQGAVQLQQFGAEIYTVNLTGRISLRELGVLMTAIMVAGRSGSAFAAQIGTMKLTEEIDAMRTIGVSPMEALVLPRVMAAVVMMPLLGLYSALIAIVGGATISAFTLDIPFFNFLARVQEVVPLIDLWVGLIKGPVFGLIVAMTGCYQGMQVKGSSEEVGLRTTQAVVQAIFAVIVIDAFFAVFFSEVGWI; this is encoded by the coding sequence ATGGCACCCGATTGCGATTTCTTGTTGGCCACGGATGCCGATGGCACGTCCACGCTGACCCTGTCAGGCGTGCTGACGATTGCCAGCGTCGGCGCGCTCGATCACGCGATGCGCCGGGAACAGCCGCAATTTGCCGAGCTCGACATTTCCGGGCTGGAGGAACTCGACACCGCCGGGGCATGGCTGGTGTGGCGTCTGGCGCGCGATGCCGGAGCGCAGGTGGTGGGCGCGGGCGAAAAGGCCGAGCGGCTGATGTCGGCGGTTAAATGTTGCAGCGGCGATGCGCCCATCGCCCCGCCGCGCGCCGCGCCGATGATCCGAATCGTGGAAACGGTCGGGTTGGTGATGATCGGCCTGTGGCAGGGTTCGGGCGCGATCCTGAGCTTTCTGGGTTCGCTGATTTGTGCGCTGGGCAATGTGATCCGCCATCCCTCGCGCATCCGCTGGACCGCGCTGGTTCGCCAGACCGAGTTGGTGGGCGTGGATGCTCTGGCCATTGTCGGGCTGATGAGTTTTCTGGTCGGCGTGGTGATCGCCCAGCAGGGCGCGGTCCAGCTTCAGCAATTCGGCGCCGAGATCTATACCGTCAATCTGACGGGCCGCATTTCCCTGCGCGAACTGGGCGTGCTGATGACCGCGATCATGGTGGCGGGCCGTTCGGGCAGCGCCTTTGCCGCGCAGATCGGCACGATGAAGCTGACCGAGGAAATTGACGCGATGCGCACCATCGGGGTCTCTCCGATGGAGGCGCTGGTGCTGCCGCGCGTGATGGCGGCGGTTGTCATGATGCCTTTGCTGGGTCTGTATTCGGCGCTGATTGCCATTGTCGGGGGCGCCACGATCAGCGCCTTCACGCTCGATATTCCCTTCTTCAACTTCCTTGCGCGGGTGCAGGAGGTGGTGCCGCTGATCGACCTGTGGGTGGGCCTGATCAAGGGGCCGGTGTTTGGCCTGATTGTGGCCATGACGGGCTGCTATCAGGGCATGCAGGTCAAGGGCAGCAGCGAAGAGGTGGGCCTGCGCACGACCCAGGCGGTGGTGCAGGCGATCTTCGCCGTGATCGTGATCGACGCCTTCTTCGCCGTCTTCTTTTCCGAGGTAGGCTGGATATGA
- a CDS encoding valine--tRNA ligase, protein MTEETANMLDKTFDPAGIEAKWYGHWEANNLFRPERPDAAPFTIVNPPPNVTGSLHIGHALDNTLQDIVIRYERLRGKDALWVVGTDHAGIATQMVVERQMEAKGDKRTNYTREGFIDKVWEWKAESGGTITGQLRRLGCSMDWSREQFTMDPHFTRAVVKVFVDLYNQGLIYRDKRLVNWDPKLKTAISDLEVETREVQGHFWRFRYPLADGVTLADGRDHIVVATTRPETMLADMAVAVHPEDDRYKSVIGKFVKLPITGRLIPIVADEHADPALGTGAVKITPGHDFNDFEVGKRAGIAANQMLNMLDADAHVVQVADGLIPDEFVGMERFDARKAVVARLKAEGLLVPHITKNKEGEEVEHDAEPRVIQTPYGDRGGVVIEPWLTDQWYVNAAVLAQKPIEAVRSGAIEIVPKSWEKTFFNWMENIQPWCVSRQLWWGHRIPAWYAEDGQVFVAETEEEAQALAGNKALTRDSDVLDTWFSSALWPFATLGWPDEDAPLLKKHYPNDLLVSGFDILFFWDARMAMQGIHFMKEVPWKRLYLHGLVRAADGAKMSKSKGNVVDPLGLIDQYGADALRFFMAAMESQGRDVKMDEKRVEGYRNFATKLWNAARFCQSNGITASTSVAAPVATSAVNKWIIGEVVETVAALDKAMAELRFDAAASAIYQFVWNAFCDWYIELIKGSFDEETKAVAGWVLDQILVMLHPFMPFVTEELWSKLGARESELIVAAWPAPQAEVDAEAKREVEWLIALIGNLRGAKVELGLAPGSRLTAYLPDPSEATRGIITRNPVAIDRLARLDAIHFAPAPAGAAMQVGAGDANIIVPLEGLIDVAAEKARLAKALATSEKERDSLDKRLSNPAFVEKAKPEAIDKARADHAHHSAEATRLAAALARLG, encoded by the coding sequence ATGACCGAAGAAACCGCCAATATGCTCGACAAGACCTTTGACCCCGCCGGGATCGAAGCGAAATGGTATGGCCATTGGGAGGCGAACAACCTGTTCCGCCCCGAGCGCCCCGATGCGGCGCCTTTTACCATCGTCAATCCGCCGCCCAATGTGACGGGTTCGCTGCATATCGGCCATGCGCTGGACAATACGCTTCAGGATATCGTGATCCGTTACGAGCGCCTGCGCGGCAAGGATGCGCTCTGGGTGGTGGGCACGGACCATGCCGGCATCGCGACGCAAATGGTGGTCGAGCGCCAGATGGAGGCCAAGGGCGACAAGCGCACCAATTACACGCGCGAAGGTTTCATCGACAAGGTCTGGGAATGGAAAGCCGAGAGCGGCGGCACCATCACCGGCCAGTTGCGCCGTCTGGGCTGCTCGATGGACTGGAGCCGCGAGCAGTTCACGATGGACCCGCATTTCACCCGCGCGGTGGTGAAGGTCTTTGTCGATCTCTATAATCAGGGGCTGATCTATCGCGACAAGCGTCTGGTCAATTGGGACCCCAAGCTGAAAACCGCGATTTCCGACCTTGAGGTGGAAACCCGCGAGGTTCAGGGCCATTTCTGGCGCTTCCGCTATCCGCTGGCAGACGGCGTGACTCTGGCTGATGGGCGTGACCATATCGTCGTGGCAACCACGCGACCTGAAACCATGCTGGCCGATATGGCTGTGGCGGTTCACCCCGAAGATGATCGTTACAAAAGCGTCATCGGCAAATTTGTGAAGCTGCCCATTACAGGCCGTCTGATCCCCATCGTGGCCGATGAACATGCCGACCCGGCGCTGGGCACGGGCGCGGTCAAGATCACGCCGGGCCATGACTTCAACGACTTTGAAGTGGGCAAGCGCGCGGGGATTGCCGCGAACCAGATGCTCAACATGCTCGATGCCGATGCCCATGTGGTGCAGGTGGCCGATGGGCTGATCCCGGACGAGTTCGTGGGGATGGAGCGCTTTGACGCGCGCAAGGCGGTTGTGGCGCGGCTGAAGGCCGAGGGTCTGCTGGTCCCGCACATCACCAAGAACAAGGAAGGCGAAGAGGTGGAGCATGACGCCGAACCTCGCGTGATCCAGACGCCCTATGGCGACCGCGGCGGGGTGGTGATCGAGCCTTGGCTGACCGATCAGTGGTATGTGAATGCCGCCGTGCTGGCGCAAAAGCCGATTGAGGCGGTGCGCAGCGGCGCAATCGAGATCGTGCCCAAGAGCTGGGAAAAGACCTTCTTCAACTGGATGGAAAATATCCAGCCGTGGTGCGTGTCGCGACAGCTCTGGTGGGGCCATCGTATTCCGGCGTGGTATGCCGAGGATGGTCAGGTCTTTGTGGCCGAAACCGAGGAAGAGGCGCAGGCTCTGGCGGGCAACAAGGCGCTGACCCGCGATTCCGACGTGCTCGACACGTGGTTCTCCTCGGCGCTCTGGCCTTTTGCCACGCTGGGCTGGCCGGACGAGGACGCACCGCTGCTAAAGAAGCACTATCCCAACGACCTGCTGGTGTCGGGCTTTGACATCCTGTTCTTCTGGGATGCGCGCATGGCGATGCAAGGCATTCATTTCATGAAGGAAGTGCCGTGGAAGCGGCTCTATCTGCATGGTCTGGTGCGCGCGGCCGATGGCGCGAAAATGTCCAAGTCCAAGGGCAATGTCGTCGATCCGCTGGGCCTGATCGACCAATATGGGGCGGATGCCTTGCGCTTCTTCATGGCGGCGATGGAATCGCAGGGCCGCGATGTGAAGATGGATGAAAAGCGCGTCGAAGGTTATCGCAACTTTGCGACCAAGCTTTGGAATGCGGCGCGTTTCTGTCAATCCAACGGCATCACGGCGTCCACCTCGGTGGCCGCCCCGGTCGCCACCAGCGCGGTGAACAAGTGGATCATCGGCGAGGTGGTCGAAACCGTAGCCGCACTCGACAAGGCGATGGCCGAACTGCGTTTTGATGCCGCAGCCAGCGCGATCTACCAATTCGTGTGGAATGCTTTCTGCGACTGGTACATCGAACTGATCAAGGGTTCGTTCGACGAGGAAACCAAGGCTGTGGCCGGTTGGGTGCTGGATCAGATTCTGGTCATGCTCCACCCCTTCATGCCGTTTGTGACCGAAGAGCTGTGGAGCAAGCTGGGCGCGCGTGAAAGCGAGTTGATCGTGGCGGCATGGCCCGCCCCTCAGGCCGAAGTGGACGCCGAGGCCAAGCGTGAGGTCGAATGGCTGATCGCGCTCATCGGTAACCTGCGCGGCGCCAAGGTGGAACTAGGCCTTGCGCCCGGATCGCGCCTGACCGCCTATTTGCCCGACCCCAGCGAGGCCACGCGCGGCATCATCACCCGCAATCCGGTGGCGATTGACCGCCTGGCGCGTCTCGATGCCATCCATTTCGCTCCAGCCCCTGCGGGCGCGGCGATGCAGGTGGGCGCGGGCGATGCCAATATCATCGTTCCGCTCGAAGGGCTGATCGACGTGGCGGCGGAAAAGGCGCGTTTGGCCAAGGCTCTGGCCACGTCGGAGAAAGAGCGCGATTCGCTCGACAAGCGCCTGTCGAACCCGGCCTTTGTCGAAAAGGCCAAGCCCGAGGCCATCGATAAGGCCCGCGCCGACCACGCCCATCACAGCGCCGAGGCCACCCGCCTTGCGGCTGCGCTGGCGCGTTTGGGATAA
- a CDS encoding 7-carboxy-7-deazaguanine synthase QueE, producing the protein MMLSLATIIPGKPEIFAALQGEGASIGRPCVFLRLSRCNLACQWCDTAYTWRFEGDNRPHKDGIAFDRADNQVVWDEAKVAEAIHAFGQSRLVITGGEPLLQAPALVRMLDHLFALGDYQVEIETNGSVVPGEALAARVAQYNVSPKLGHSGNPRDLAIRPEALRFFAQYPKAFFKFVVATPDDVEEVAALAAEHGLPAERIFLMPEGRDPETLRARMVWIADLCLQRGYAMTDRLHIHLSGDTRGT; encoded by the coding sequence ATAATGCTGAGCCTCGCAACGATCATTCCGGGCAAACCGGAAATCTTTGCGGCCTTGCAAGGTGAAGGGGCGTCCATCGGGCGCCCCTGCGTCTTCCTGCGCCTGTCGCGCTGCAATCTGGCGTGCCAATGGTGCGACACGGCGTATACTTGGCGGTTCGAGGGCGACAACCGGCCCCACAAGGACGGGATCGCCTTTGACCGCGCCGACAATCAGGTGGTCTGGGACGAGGCGAAGGTGGCCGAGGCCATCCATGCCTTTGGCCAAAGCCGACTCGTCATTACCGGGGGTGAGCCTTTGCTTCAGGCCCCTGCCCTCGTGCGGATGCTCGATCATCTTTTTGCGCTGGGCGATTATCAGGTTGAGATCGAGACCAATGGTTCTGTCGTGCCTGGCGAAGCGCTGGCCGCGCGGGTGGCGCAATATAACGTCAGCCCCAAGCTGGGCCATTCGGGCAACCCGCGGGATCTGGCCATCCGGCCCGAAGCTTTGCGCTTTTTTGCCCAATATCCCAAGGCTTTCTTCAAATTCGTGGTGGCGACCCCCGATGATGTCGAAGAGGTCGCCGCACTGGCTGCCGAGCATGGCCTGCCTGCCGAGCGCATCTTCCTGATGCCCGAGGGGCGCGATCCCGAAACACTGCGCGCGCGGATGGTATGGATTGCTGATCTTTGTCTGCAGCGCGGTTATGCGATGACAGACCGCTTGCATATTCATCTTTCCGGCGACACCAGAGGCACATGA
- a CDS encoding MATE family efflux transporter, whose amino-acid sequence MSEFVTEEAPPSDARPHGHATPMRGDLTQGPILKTLLLFSIPTLLSNLLQTLNGTVNSIWVGKLIGESALAATANVNIIMFLMMATVFGFGMATTVRVGQSFGARDMDSARVTFGSGMGFCVALSVLIGIIGSVLAPRLLHLMATPEASRIEALDYLRVVFITMPFGSISIMLSMGMRGVGDAKVPLFAMILTVLIDITMNPLLIRGFGPIPAMGIAGSAWSTAAANFAGAALMLGWIYARDLPLRLRGQEWAYLRPRGDELRFIIAKGLPMGAQMLLVSSAGLVMVGLVNREGVATAAAYGASMQLWNYLQMPAFAIASAVSAMVAQNVGAGLHKRVSKITMRGLIVNESVTVTLAVLIVIFDAPLLRMFLVPGSPSIPIAQHMQPIVSVSFVLFGIMMILTGTMRAYGAVILPLVIMFVAMYPARVGFYFVAFPYLGANALWYAYPFSAVVAVAMTSAIYLRGNWRKVTPKAGGRPA is encoded by the coding sequence ATGAGCGAATTTGTCACCGAAGAAGCGCCGCCTTCCGATGCGCGCCCCCATGGCCACGCCACCCCGATGCGGGGCGATCTGACGCAGGGGCCGATCCTGAAAACGCTGCTGCTGTTTTCCATTCCTACCCTGCTCTCCAACCTGCTGCAAACGCTCAACGGCACGGTCAACTCGATCTGGGTGGGCAAGCTGATCGGGGAAAGCGCGCTGGCGGCCACGGCCAATGTCAACATCATCATGTTCCTGATGATGGCCACGGTGTTCGGCTTTGGCATGGCCACGACCGTGCGCGTGGGGCAATCCTTTGGCGCGCGCGACATGGACAGCGCGCGGGTGACTTTCGGCTCGGGCATGGGCTTTTGCGTGGCGCTCTCGGTGCTGATCGGCATCATCGGCTCGGTGCTGGCGCCCAGATTGCTGCATCTGATGGCCACGCCCGAGGCAAGCCGGATCGAGGCGCTCGACTATCTGCGCGTGGTGTTCATCACCATGCCTTTCGGGTCGATCTCGATCATGCTCTCGATGGGTATGCGCGGAGTGGGTGACGCCAAGGTGCCGCTTTTCGCGATGATCCTGACCGTGCTGATCGACATCACGATGAACCCGCTGCTGATCCGCGGCTTTGGTCCGATCCCGGCGATGGGGATTGCGGGTTCGGCATGGTCGACGGCGGCCGCCAACTTTGCGGGCGCGGCGCTGATGCTGGGCTGGATCTATGCGCGCGATCTGCCCCTGCGGCTGCGGGGACAGGAATGGGCCTATCTGCGCCCGCGCGGGGATGAGCTGCGTTTCATCATCGCCAAGGGCCTGCCGATGGGCGCGCAGATGCTGCTGGTCTCGTCAGCCGGCCTGGTGATGGTGGGTCTGGTCAACCGCGAAGGCGTGGCCACGGCGGCGGCCTATGGCGCCTCTATGCAATTGTGGAACTATCTGCAAATGCCCGCCTTTGCCATTGCCAGCGCGGTTTCGGCCATGGTGGCGCAGAATGTCGGCGCGGGGCTGCACAAGCGGGTCAGCAAGATCACGATGCGAGGGCTGATCGTGAACGAGAGCGTGACGGTGACGCTGGCCGTGCTGATCGTGATCTTCGATGCGCCTCTCCTGCGGATGTTCCTTGTGCCCGGCAGCCCGTCGATCCCGATCGCCCAGCATATGCAGCCGATCGTCAGCGTGTCCTTCGTGCTGTTTGGGATCATGATGATCCTGACGGGCACGATGCGGGCTTACGGCGCGGTGATCCTCCCGCTCGTCATCATGTTTGTGGCGATGTATCCGGCGCGCGTGGGCTTCTACTTTGTCGCCTTCCCCTATCTGGGGGCCAATGCGCTGTGGTATGCCTATCCGTTCAGCGCGGTAGTGGCCGTGGCGATGACCAGCGCGATCTATCTGCGCGGCAACTGGCGCAAGGTGACGCCCAAGGCGGGTGGCCGACCCGCCTAA